A stretch of the Methanosphaera sp. genome encodes the following:
- the rnhB gene encoding ribonuclease HII codes for MMIYDDDFILEDDSLVLGIDEAGRGSVLGPLVVGAVLVPRKKLRFLKRMGVKDSKKLTSKRRTVIARKIKKLTTFTTRIIPAEKIDEMRLNSINLNQIETNAMEDIIGELMPDACIIDCIESNEDKFTETIEEFIKTIQKPDMPIQIMTKHKADEKYDIVSAASIIAKTTRDKELEKIRSEYGKLGSGYPSDPVTRNYLKTLDEDNYPWFVRKTWNTIDSIQHENHEEK; via the coding sequence ATGATGATATACGATGATGACTTTATATTGGAAGATGATTCACTAGTTCTAGGAATAGATGAAGCAGGACGAGGATCAGTACTAGGACCACTAGTAGTAGGAGCAGTACTAGTTCCACGAAAAAAACTAAGATTTCTAAAGAGAATGGGAGTTAAAGATTCAAAAAAACTCACATCAAAAAGACGAACAGTAATAGCACGAAAAATAAAAAAACTAACAACATTTACAACAAGAATAATACCGGCTGAAAAAATCGATGAAATGCGTCTTAATTCAATAAATCTAAATCAGATAGAAACAAATGCAATGGAAGATATAATAGGTGAGTTAATGCCAGATGCATGTATAATAGATTGTATAGAATCAAATGAAGATAAATTCACAGAAACAATAGAGGAATTCATAAAAACAATACAAAAACCAGACATGCCAATACAGATAATGACAAAACACAAAGCAGATGAAAAATATGACATAGTCTCAGCAGCATCAATAATTGCAAAAACAACACGAGATAAAGAACTTGAAAAGATAAGATCAGAATATGGAAAGCTAGGATCAGGATATCCGAGTGATCCTGTAACACGAAACTATCTAAAAACACTTGATGAAGATAACTATCCATGGTTTGTAAGAAAAACATGGAATACAATAGATTCTATACAACATGAAAATCATGAAGAAAAATAA
- a CDS encoding MotA/TolQ/ExbB proton channel family protein, which translates to MDVITLIISYVNDLISMFQSGGVIVYILTVIGLYGLFISIDKMLYLRKASMIDLSELMIIVNDSMAHGGSLEALRAIGKYKTPISRIISEALKIGYRGKSEVEDNMEQVFIVEMSKMMKGLSTIQTIIEIAPLIGLIGTVLGMWYTFKDLGMSSDMSLLAGGIYISIITTIFGLAVAIILIPFYSYIKTKIEVQLDNIEIAKKMSNWSRAEMKVWIETDKEEVIEALQDSPGVIQVKEIDDEQANLRVTIKPNMLEKGIKTIIRERSDTSNRIVESKLKQ; encoded by the coding sequence ATGGATGTTATAACATTAATCATATCATATGTTAATGACTTAATAAGCATGTTCCAAAGTGGTGGAGTTATTGTTTATATCTTAACAGTAATAGGATTATATGGATTATTTATTTCAATAGATAAAATGTTATATCTTCGTAAAGCTTCTATGATTGACTTATCAGAATTAATGATAATAGTTAATGATTCAATGGCACATGGAGGATCACTTGAAGCCCTACGTGCTATTGGTAAGTATAAAACACCAATTTCTCGTATAATCTCAGAAGCATTAAAGATAGGATATAGAGGAAAATCAGAAGTAGAAGATAACATGGAGCAAGTATTTATTGTTGAAATGTCTAAGATGATGAAAGGTCTTTCAACAATACAGACAATAATTGAGATAGCTCCTCTTATAGGACTTATTGGTACAGTTCTTGGAATGTGGTATACATTTAAAGATCTTGGAATGAGTAGTGATATGTCATTACTTGCTGGTGGAATATATATTTCAATAATTACAACAATCTTTGGACTTGCAGTGGCAATTATATTAATACCATTTTACAGTTACATCAAAACAAAAATTGAAGTACAACTTGACAATATTGAAATTGCAAAGAAAATGAGTAACTGGAGTCGTGCAGAGATGAAAGTGTGGATTGAAACAGATAAAGAAGAAGTTATTGAAGCACTACAAGATTCACCAGGTGTAATACAAGTAAAAGAGATAGATGATGAACAGGCAAATCTTAGAGTTACAATAAAACCTAACATGCTTGAAAAAGGTATTAAAACAATTATACGTGAACGTTCTGATACTTCAAATAGAATCGTTGAAAGTAAACTTAAACAATAA
- a CDS encoding biopolymer transporter ExbD: MSIDTKRFKDKLNEKSPGINIVPLLDVIFTIMIFLLVMLSQTSMDVPDHYSQDQVSAKPTSSSGTSEYYLIPLNNLQHVTVNGVDYSKYIRGDSIAVHTRVMDEGKIEMDSSTGTINIQAPPDLVDKAVKAPASG; this comes from the coding sequence ATGAGTATTGACACAAAAAGATTTAAAGATAAGCTTAATGAGAAAAGTCCAGGTATTAACATAGTACCTCTTCTTGATGTAATTTTTACAATCATGATCTTTCTACTTGTAATGCTAAGTCAAACATCAATGGATGTTCCTGACCATTATTCACAAGATCAAGTATCAGCAAAGCCTACATCATCATCTGGAACATCTGAATATTATCTTATTCCACTTAATAATTTACAACATGTAACAGTAAATGGTGTAGATTACTCCAAATATATTCGTGGAGATTCAATTGCTGTACATACACGTGTAATGGATGAGGGTAAAATAGAGATGGATTCATCAACAGGAACAATAAATATTCAAGCACCACCTGATCTTGTTGATAAGGCAGTGAAAGCACCAGCATCTGGTTAG
- a CDS encoding IMP cyclohydrolase, producing the protein MYLGRIVSIGSNENGVYASYRVSSRSFPNRKSIVNANKVAIVPTEGSEEDIYKNIYISYNCIDIIDDICVITNGSHTDIIAGKIREGMNMRDALALSLLAMDYEKDEYHTPRIAGVINTKGEGFIGIITDSGIEVKKVNPNESYYISVYEQTTPMEVEYPVKDAHQAAEYIYDQGVFKEFTNPVTSCAAFGKSNGWEIDFKNPQE; encoded by the coding sequence ATGTATTTAGGAAGAATCGTATCAATAGGAAGTAATGAAAATGGTGTATATGCATCATACCGTGTATCAAGCAGATCATTTCCAAATAGAAAATCAATTGTAAATGCTAATAAAGTAGCTATTGTTCCAACAGAAGGATCAGAAGAAGATATCTATAAAAACATATACATAAGTTACAACTGTATTGATATAATTGATGATATATGTGTAATTACAAATGGTTCACATACAGATATTATTGCAGGAAAAATCCGTGAAGGAATGAATATGAGAGATGCTCTTGCATTATCACTTCTTGCAATGGACTATGAAAAAGATGAATATCACACACCAAGAATTGCTGGTGTAATTAATACAAAAGGTGAAGGATTTATAGGTATCATAACTGATAGTGGTATTGAAGTTAAAAAAGTAAATCCTAATGAATCATACTACATTTCAGTATATGAACAAACAACACCTATGGAAGTAGAATATCCTGTTAAAGATGCTCATCAAGCAGCAGAATACATATATGATCAAGGAGTATTTAAAGAATTTACAAATCCTGTAACATCATGTGCTGCATTTGGTAAGTCAAATGGATGGGAAATTGACTTTAAAAACCCACAAGAATAA
- a CDS encoding DUF1002 domain-containing protein, with amino-acid sequence MGAGKIIGVVLVVFIIFGLFVPLDSVTNIISPNSSSSGGDDIAITYGQTTYDNANYKDIVDDYFKSKTSGSLSNVKDTIITANDVNKITSDISGRTYNENQILSCAMVDLNKKGSLKVDVDDSKITLVTESMYKSALNSSGISEGYVVVTSPTTATGESALAGVMKSYEKASGKEIPDELKDAANKEIYTQTQVVNESNVSADDVADVVSEAKQKAAEENTTDKNTIINIITNITENKNINITNSSVDNIADSVSQSQSVQDQANNYQSQISNYVNSDDGQTLFAKIWDFINSIINPSKVVDTSSDDIVLNNSSSNSTN; translated from the coding sequence ATGGGAGCAGGTAAGATTATTGGAGTTGTTCTTGTTGTATTCATAATCTTTGGACTATTTGTTCCACTAGATTCTGTTACAAACATTATAAGTCCAAATTCATCATCAAGTGGTGGTGATGATATTGCAATAACATATGGACAGACAACTTATGATAATGCAAATTATAAGGATATTGTAGATGACTACTTTAAATCAAAAACTAGTGGTAGTCTTAGTAATGTAAAAGATACTATTATCACAGCAAACGATGTAAATAAGATTACATCAGACATTAGTGGTAGAACATACAATGAAAATCAAATTCTTTCATGTGCTATGGTAGACTTAAATAAGAAAGGAAGTCTTAAAGTTGATGTTGATGATTCAAAAATCACACTAGTAACAGAAAGTATGTATAAATCAGCACTTAATTCATCAGGTATTAGTGAAGGTTATGTTGTTGTTACATCACCTACAACTGCAACTGGTGAATCAGCACTTGCAGGTGTAATGAAATCATATGAAAAAGCTTCAGGAAAAGAAATTCCAGATGAACTTAAAGATGCTGCAAATAAGGAAATTTATACACAAACACAGGTTGTAAATGAAAGTAATGTATCAGCAGATGATGTTGCAGATGTTGTATCTGAGGCAAAACAGAAAGCTGCTGAGGAAAATACAACAGATAAAAATACTATTATTAATATCATTACAAATATTACAGAAAATAAGAATATTAACATAACAAACAGTAGTGTTGATAATATTGCAGATAGTGTATCACAATCACAATCTGTACAAGATCAAGCAAATAATTATCAATCACAAATATCAAATTATGTTAACTCAGATGATGGTCAGACTCTATTTGCAAAAATATGGGACTTTATTAACTCAATAATTAATCCATCAAAAGTAGTTGATACAAGTAGTGATGATATAGTTTTAAATAATAGTAGTAGTAATTCTACAAACTAA